A stretch of Henckelia pumila isolate YLH828 chromosome 4, ASM3356847v2, whole genome shotgun sequence DNA encodes these proteins:
- the LOC140860833 gene encoding uncharacterized protein, protein MSYERSWIDRRFVNGYLNDEFIHGVEVFVAFAKSNPTCLPDGTIRCPCNRKKCQNLTYFDEITVKEHLCSYGFVPNYYNWFYHGEQYIRPSFPGVNMDAPSSSRSSRRTTTEDLPTNFATVTDPNPYYHSEYQFGFEQPYHDFQTVNEEAVVNEDLDVVEDSNVVEDPNVNIIEEEPNIIASALYDMIKSTEKEIWKGNPHGHTLLSVLARLLKMKYEHSMSERNHNDMCQLMTELCPTDNNFPKNFNATKTLIKDMGLPVEKINCCNNNCMIYWGPDSELTACRFCEHPRYKQSRSRGSRNNKKQTLYKRMYYFPLTPRLQRLYASEATTPHMRWHHDHVYDGETMTHPSDSPAWRNFKETHPHFASEIRNVRLTLLADGFQPFGQTG, encoded by the coding sequence ATGTCTTACGAAAGAAGTTGGATTGATCGTCGATTTGTTAATGGATatttgaatgatgaattcatTCATGGTGTAGAGGTTTTTGTTGCTTTTGCAAAGAGTAATCCGACATGTTTACCCGACGGAACTATAAGGTGTCCATGCAACCGAAAGAAATGTCAGAATCTAACTTACTTTGACGAAATCACGGTGAAAGAACACTTGTGCAGTTATGGGTTTGTTCCTAACTACTACAATTGGTTTTATCATGGGGAACAATACATTCGTCCATCATTTCCAGGAGTTAATATGGATGCACCATCTTCGTCTCGAAGTAGTAGACGAACGACCACCGAGGATTTGCCAACTAACTTCGCCACTGTAACGGATCCAAACCCATATTATCACAGTGAATACCAATTCGGATTCGAACAACCTTATCATGATTTCCAAACTGTGAATGAGGAGGCAGTGGTGAACGAGGATCTTGACgttgtcgaggattcaaatGTTGTCGAAGATCCCAACGTCAACATAATCGAGGAAGAGCCGAACATCATTGCAAGTGCTCTATatgatatgatcaaatcaacTGAAAAGGAGATTTGGAAAGGGAATCCACACGGACATACATTGTTGTCTGTTCTCGCAAGACTGTTGAAGATGAAATATGAGCATAGCATGTCTGAAAGGAATCATAATGACATGTGTCAATTGATGACAGAGTTATGTCCTACCGATAACAATTTTCCCAAAAACTTCAATGCAACCAAGACACTAATTAAGGATATGGGGCTTCCAGTTGAGAAAATTAATTGTTGCAACAACAACTGCATGATCTATTGGGGTCCGGACAGCGAGTTGACTGCATGCAGATTTTGTGAGCATCCGCGGTATAAACAAAGTCGCTCCCGTGGATCTAGGAATAATAAGAAGCAAACCTTGTATAAGCGGATGTACTATTTCCCACTCACCCCTCGTCTCCAACGTTTGTATGCATCTGAAGCAACGACGCCACACATGCGGTGGCACCACGACCATGTGTATGATGGGGAAACGATGACTCACCCGTCGGACTCACCTGCTTGGCGTAATTTCAAAGAAACACACCCTCATTTTGCAAGCGAGATCAGGAATGTGAGACTAACACTTTTAGCTGACGGTTTCCAACCATTTGGGCAGACTGGTTAG
- the LOC140860831 gene encoding uncharacterized protein encodes MGDERSKKEKGASQSDPLGLHHSDHLGLVLVSKPLEGNNYGQWNHAMRIALSAKNKIGFINGTIKKPEDNDDTFQTWERCNHMVLSWILNSVDSNIAGSIIYIESANDVCNDLKGRFSQGNDSRIFEIRQEITELRQGHQSASIYYTKMKPLWDELYSYHDPITCTCDGFKGLVEREEKE; translated from the coding sequence ATGGGAGATGAAAGATCGAAGAAGGAGAAGGGAGCCAGCCAATCGGACCCTCTCGGTTTGCATCATTCCGATCATCTTGGTCTGGTTCTCGTCTCCAAACCACTCGAAGGAAATAATTATGGGCAATGGAACCACGCGATGCGCATAGCCCTAAGTGCGAAGAACAAAATTGGTTTCATCAACGGGACAATCAAGAAGCCGGAAGACAACGATGACACATTTCAAACATGGGAGCGCTGTAACCACATGGTGCTTTCATGGATTCTTAATTCTGTAGATTCCAACATTGCAGGTAGTATTATCTACATAGAATCTGCAAATGATGTATGTAATGATCTGAAAGGCAGATTCTCGCAAGGGAATGACTCTCGGATTTTTGAAATCCGTCAAGAAATTACAGAACTACGGCAAGGACATCAATCTGCTTCAATATACTATACCAAGATGAAACCTCTTTGGGATGAACTTTATTCGTACCACGATCCAATCACTTGTACTTGTGACGGTTTCAAGGGCCTCGTTGAAAGAGAAGAGAAAGAATGA
- the LOC140860832 gene encoding uncharacterized protein: MTPYNLPPWMFMKDEYMFLIVLAPGPKNPKDKLDVFLQPLIAELQSLWVDGAVTYDVHYRTNFTLRAALMWTISDFPAYAMLSDWSIAGKQACPHYMSDSEAFTLPPSRSTCWFDNHRKFLPVEHPLRRSRNLFRRGRTVSHTARPTRSGFELLDELDSYGFLPSYEVDAEEHNKELSKMLAGGWRKRSIFWELPYWSSNMVRHNLDVMHIEKNVFDNIFNTLMNVPGKTKDNAKSRADLVEMSIRPELHFDIGSGRYPKAIYSLEKKERRALCRWLKDVRLSDGYVSKMSRCVDMNKLRVFGLKSHDCHVFMQQLIPVIFKELLPKEVWEVLTELSLFFADLTARNIKVRDILRLNEQIPLILCKLEKIFPPSFFDSMEHLCIHLPYEALVCGPVQDRWMYPFERYLGQLKKTVRNKARVEGSICNAYLVKEASIFCQHFFSESIKTRDMRTMRNTTSEVNDGLTDTLSVFKVVGRSIGASKSRHLQNNEYHAVATYMLLNCAETRSFVQMYENHLRSSVSGINNADVDAQLQHHFFQWFKNYATLNQDFNISPDIKQLALGPQSKVKCLRGYCVNGFKFHTKEDNTHKAIDNSGVHVRGVAGDGTSTDYYGIIDEILEVKYAGNSQSKTVHFKCMWFDTHPRLGTRVHPKYKIVEINRKRSLRYYDPFVFCTQASQVVYLTYPSTKKTISDWVYVSGLKKCEYIQQIRSDTDQVDGNIANEAFQNHESQSHGLETQLLLNTQNLVDVTVMYDNDIDVGTQNSDTEDVQASTDESSNNQSEDSE; this comes from the exons ATGACTCCTTACAATTTGCCGCCTTGGATGTTCATGAAAGATGAGTACATGTTCCTCATTGTGCTTGCTCCTGGTCCAAAGAACCCCAAGGACAAACTTGATGTATTTTTGCAACCACTCATCGCAGAACTACAGTCACTCTGGGTCGATGGTGCTGTTACGTACGACGTTCATTATCGCACGAACTTCACTTTGAGAGCAGCTCTCATGTGGACGATCAGTGATTTCCCCGCGTACGCAATGTTATCCGATTGGAGTATAGCTGGTAAACAAGCTTGCCCACACTATATGTCGGACTCAGAGGCGTTTACACTACCACCTAGCAGGAGTACTTGTTGGTTTGACAACCATAGAAAGTTTCTTCCCGTCGAGCATCCATTGCGTCGTAGCAGGAACCTTTTCAGAAGAGGGCGCACGGTGTCGCACACTGCTAGGCCTACGAGATCTGGATTTGAGTTACTCGACGAGTTGGACTCATACGGTTTTCTACCATCATACGAAGTTGACGCTGAAGAGCATAACAAAGAATTATCCAAAATGTTGGCAGGCGGATGGAGGAAGAGAAGTATTTTTTGGGAGTTGCCTTACTGGAGCTCGAACATGGTCAGACATAATTTGGACGTGATGCACATCGAGAAAAACGTGTTTGATAACATCTTCAATACGTTAATGAATGTTCCGGGAAAGActaaagataacgcaaaatctAGGGCAGACCTTGTCGAAATGTCCATAAGACCAGAGTTGCATTTCGATATTGGCAGCGGTAGATATCCAAAGGCAATATATTCCCTCGAAAAAAAAGAAAGACGAGCTCTCTGCAGATGGTTGAAAGATGTTCGATTATCGGACGGTTATGTTTCTAAAATGTCTAGATGCGTCGACATGAATAAGTTACGAGTGTTTGGTTTGAAAAGCCATGATTGTCATGTGTTTATGCAACAACTAATACCTGTCATCTTCAAAGAGTTGTTACCGAAAGAGGTGTGGGAAGTTTTGACAGAACTGAGTTTATTCTTTGCGGACTTGACTGCACGCAACATAAAAGTACGTGACATTCTAAGATTGAACGAGCAAATACCATTGATTTTGTGCAAGTTGGAGAAGATATTTCCACCAAGTTTCTTCGACTCGATGGAACATCTATGCATACATCTCCCGTATGAAGCCCTTGTTTGTGGTCCAGTGCAAGACAGATGGATGTATCCCTTTGAAAGATATTTAGGGCAGTTGAAAAAAACAGTTCGAAACAAAGCACGCGTAGAAGGATCGATTTGCAATGCTTATCTGGTCAAAGAAGCCTCCATATTTTGTCAGCATTTTTTCAGTGAGTCAATCAAAACGAGGGACATGAGGACAATGAGAAACACAACATCTGAGGTGAATGATGGATTGACAGATACTTTATCGGTGTTCAAAGTTGTGGGCAGGTCTATTGGTGCATCAAAATCTAGACATCTTCAGAACAATGAATATCATGCTGTTGCGACTTACATGTTGTTAAATTGTGCTGAGACGAGATCCTTTGTTCA AATGTACGAAAACCATCTGAGATCAAGTGTTTCGGGCATTAATAACGCTGACGTCGATGCACAATTACAACACCATTTTTTCCAATGGTTCAAAAACTAT GCAACTTTAAACCAAGATTTTAACATTTCACCAGATATAAAACAACTTGCTCTCGGGCCGCAATCCAAAGTCAAATGTCTTCGGGGTTATTGTGTTAATGGTTTCAAATTTCATACGAAAGAAGATAATACTCACAAAGCCATAGATAATTCAGGGGTCCATGTTCGTGGTGTGGCTGGTGATGGGACATCAACGGACTATTACGGCATCATAGATGAAATACTCGAGGTAAAGTACGCTGGTAATTCACAAAGCAAGACTGTACATTTCAAATGCATGTGGTTTGATACGCATCCAAGATTGGGTACGCGTGTTCATCCAAAATATAAAATAGTCGAAATCAATCGAAAGAGAAGTCTACGGTACTACGACCCATTTGTTTTCTGCACCCAAGCTTCACAAGTGGTGTACTTAACGTATCCTTCAACGAAGAAAACAATATCTGATTGGGTCTACGTCAGTGGCCTTAAAAAATGCGAGTACATTCAACAAATTAGAAGTGACACTGACCAGGTCGACGGTAACATCGCGAACGAAGCATTTCAGAACCACGAGAGTCAAAGTCATGGGTTGGAAACACAACTATTGCTGAACACACAAAACCTCGTTGACGTAACCGTGATGTACGACAACGACATCGACGTCGGAACTCAAAATAGTGATACAGAAGATGTGCAGGCATCCACAGATGAGAGTTCAAACAACCAGTCTGAAGATAGTGAATGA